In the Candidatus Kryptobacter tengchongensis genome, one interval contains:
- a CDS encoding aspartyl/glutamyl-tRNA(Asn/Gln) amidotransferase subunit C — protein MPVTIKDVEYIANLARLEFKEEEKEKFTEQFNRILEYMDKLNELDTTNVEPLYHVIDLKNVFREDVVKESYHREEILKNAPSRTDFFFKVPKVISVEKHSEENSTEDKE, from the coding sequence ATGCCCGTAACGATCAAAGATGTTGAATATATCGCAAATCTTGCACGACTTGAATTCAAAGAAGAGGAAAAGGAAAAATTCACGGAACAGTTTAACAGAATCCTTGAATACATGGATAAACTTAACGAACTTGACACAACAAATGTTGAACCCCTTTATCATGTTATTGATTTGAAAAATGTTTTTCGTGAAGATGTTGTAAAAGAAAGTTATCATCGTGAAGAAATACTAAAAAATGCTCCATCAAGAACGGATTTCTTCTTTAAAGTCCCGAAGGTGATCTCTGTTGAAAAACATTCAGAAGAGAATTCAACGGAAGATAAAGAATAA
- a CDS encoding 1-acyl-sn-glycerol-3-phosphate acyltransferase, with translation MKKILFWLKAGIIILITIPMAIITALLLPFNYKGKIYHFMAKIWSKIVLFIFNIKIKVKGLENISNGRNYIYISNHASAMDIPALICGIPDQIRFLAKQELGRIPLWGWLLKYGGYILIDRRNPKRAMKSVQKAIEKIKSGVSVLVFAEGTRSFNGELLPFKRGGFMLAIKSNTPIVPVTILNSYKIMRKHKLEVSPGTIEILIDKPILVDDFSGRDGETKLMELTRNIIKQNLEKTKTE, from the coding sequence ATGAAGAAAATTCTCTTCTGGTTAAAAGCTGGAATTATTATTTTAATCACCATTCCGATGGCCATAATCACTGCCCTGCTTTTACCTTTCAACTATAAAGGAAAAATCTATCACTTCATGGCAAAAATCTGGTCAAAAATCGTTCTTTTCATTTTCAATATCAAGATAAAAGTCAAAGGTCTTGAGAACATCTCAAACGGGAGAAATTATATTTACATTTCCAATCACGCAAGCGCTATGGATATCCCCGCGCTTATTTGCGGAATTCCAGACCAAATCCGTTTCCTTGCAAAACAGGAACTTGGCAGAATACCATTGTGGGGATGGCTTCTAAAATACGGTGGTTATATATTAATTGATAGAAGAAATCCGAAAAGGGCGATGAAAAGCGTTCAAAAAGCAATTGAAAAAATCAAAAGCGGTGTATCAGTTCTTGTATTTGCTGAAGGCACAAGAAGTTTTAACGGGGAACTCTTACCCTTTAAGCGTGGTGGATTCATGCTCGCTATTAAATCAAATACACCCATCGTCCCAGTTACAATCCTAAACAGCTATAAAATCATGAGAAAACATAAACTTGAGGTAAGCCCTGGAACAATTGAAATTTTGATTGACAAACCCATTCTTGTTGATGACTTCTCAGGTCGGGACGGAGAGACAAAGCTTATGGAATTAACACGAAATATAATTAAACAAAACCTTGAAAAAACAAAAACCGAATAA
- a CDS encoding heat-inducible transcription repressor HrcA, protein MSRELTPREKMILNCIVQEFIMTATPVGSRYLVKKYNLNISPATVRNVMADLEDLGYLWHPHASAGRIPTDKGYRFYVDNLLEVKDLSPDEKEVIKNVVKDKSELEEILRHISKLIGKISKQLSIASTPQINDAILTKLDIVSISETRLLVVITLQSGLVRTIILEVSSEVSRDKLDFVKTILNERLSGLTLKQVRETFVERVRDVEQDYRGIINVFIRSAEKLFYDFYDIDKIHIGGVPDILEHPEFSDPEKVRDIMELVENEDKIIQIFQVLKMQSGGKFYTDKVVVSIGEENMEDRLKDYTLIASEYKAGGVSGVIGLIGPKRMNYSRMISLVNYTRDVLSEVLH, encoded by the coding sequence ATGAGCAGAGAGCTGACACCTCGGGAAAAGATGATATTAAACTGCATAGTTCAGGAATTTATAATGACCGCAACACCAGTGGGCTCAAGATACCTTGTGAAGAAATATAATCTTAACATTAGCCCTGCGACGGTTAGAAATGTAATGGCTGATCTTGAGGATCTTGGCTATTTATGGCATCCGCACGCATCTGCTGGGAGAATACCAACTGATAAAGGATACAGATTCTATGTTGATAACCTCCTTGAGGTAAAAGATTTAAGCCCGGATGAGAAGGAAGTGATCAAAAATGTTGTAAAGGATAAAAGCGAGCTTGAGGAAATTTTGAGACATATCTCAAAGCTAATTGGAAAAATATCAAAGCAGTTAAGCATTGCGTCAACCCCGCAGATAAATGATGCCATTTTAACAAAGCTTGACATTGTCAGCATATCAGAGACGAGATTACTTGTTGTTATAACATTACAATCCGGGCTTGTCAGAACAATAATTCTTGAGGTTTCAAGTGAAGTATCAAGGGATAAACTTGACTTTGTCAAAACTATTTTGAATGAGCGTCTCTCTGGCTTAACATTAAAACAGGTAAGGGAAACATTTGTTGAAAGAGTTCGGGATGTTGAGCAGGATTACAGAGGAATCATTAATGTTTTTATTCGCTCAGCGGAGAAGTTATTTTACGATTTTTATGATATTGATAAAATTCATATTGGTGGTGTTCCAGATATACTTGAACATCCAGAGTTCAGCGACCCTGAGAAAGTCCGTGATATAATGGAGCTTGTTGAGAATGAGGATAAGATAATTCAAATTTTTCAGGTTTTGAAAATGCAGTCAGGGGGAAAATTTTACACGGATAAAGTTGTTGTTTCAATTGGTGAGGAAAACATGGAAGATAGGTTGAAAGATTATACCTTAATAGCTTCTGAATATAAAGCTGGTGGTGTCTCGGGTGTAATTGGTTTGATTGGTCCGAAAAGGATGAATTATAGTAGAATGATCTCACTTGTAAATTATACTCGTGATGTTCTTTCTGAGGTTTTGCATTAA
- a CDS encoding molecular chaperone GrpE, whose protein sequence is MIKDENAKPINAENEEQKTLEQSIPEQKSEENLGEQLTEEAIDELSALKIENENLKKELNEYKDRLLRRVAEFENYKKRLEADFANAVKYANEKLLLEILQVVDDLERSLASGKERPDFESFYQGVKMIYTKLMKILETHGVKPFESVGKPFDVYYHEALLRIPRNDVPPDTVIDEVERGYMYYDKVLRHAKVIVSSSVENQKEEKKNDLKVDFSDDHRES, encoded by the coding sequence ATGATAAAGGATGAAAATGCTAAACCCATAAATGCTGAAAACGAGGAACAGAAAACGCTTGAACAATCAATCCCTGAACAGAAATCTGAAGAAAACTTGGGAGAACAACTTACTGAAGAAGCCATAGATGAATTAAGTGCACTTAAAATTGAGAATGAAAATTTAAAGAAGGAGCTTAATGAATATAAAGATAGGCTATTGAGGAGGGTAGCTGAATTTGAGAATTACAAGAAACGGCTTGAAGCTGATTTTGCAAATGCTGTTAAATATGCCAATGAAAAACTTTTGCTTGAAATTTTGCAAGTTGTTGATGACCTTGAGCGCTCGCTTGCAAGCGGAAAGGAGAGACCTGATTTTGAGTCGTTTTATCAGGGAGTTAAGATGATTTATACAAAGCTGATGAAAATTCTTGAAACGCATGGTGTTAAGCCATTTGAGTCAGTTGGAAAGCCATTTGATGTGTATTATCATGAAGCTTTGTTAAGAATTCCACGAAATGATGTTCCACCTGATACGGTGATTGATGAAGTTGAGCGGGGTTATATGTATTACGATAAAGTTCTGCGTCATGCAAAGGTTATAGTTTCAAGCTCTGTTGAAAATCAGAAAGAGGAAAAGAAGAACGATTTAAAAGTTGATTTCAGCGATGATCACAGAGAAAGTTAA
- a CDS encoding molecular chaperone DnaJ, translating to MPKKDYYEILGVSRDATLEEIKRAYRKLAMEYHPDRNPGNKEAEEKFKEITEAYQILSDPEKRKRYDMYGHSGISESDYIHFTDVHDIFDVFRDIFDSFGGGFFDDFFGTRTQTRKAQRGIPGSDRKLRLKLTLEEIATGIRKKLKIKHFKVCEACGGTGAKSRSGYTVCPVCNGTGEVKQVRRSFFGQMVTITTCSNCGGEGKIIKEPCNVCGGEGRVYGESVVDVDIPAGVREGNYLTIRGYGDAGIRGGAPGDLIVVIEEEQHPFFVRKGNDIYYTLLISFPEAVLGTEIDVPYINGSLKVKIEPGTPSGKEIRFRGKGLPSVDKNSKGDFVVKVEIWVPDKVTAVEKELLQKLLKEGKNIKPDIARKAN from the coding sequence ATGCCGAAAAAAGATTATTACGAAATACTTGGGGTTTCCAGAGATGCAACCCTTGAGGAGATAAAGCGTGCTTATAGGAAACTTGCAATGGAATATCATCCCGATAGAAATCCCGGGAACAAGGAAGCGGAGGAGAAATTTAAAGAGATAACAGAAGCATATCAAATTTTAAGCGACCCCGAGAAGCGGAAAAGATACGATATGTATGGTCATTCGGGGATAAGTGAAAGCGATTACATTCATTTCACAGATGTTCACGATATATTTGATGTTTTCAGAGATATTTTTGATTCATTTGGTGGTGGATTTTTTGATGATTTCTTTGGCACTAGAACCCAAACCCGAAAAGCTCAAAGGGGTATACCTGGCTCGGATAGGAAGTTAAGGCTGAAGTTAACACTTGAGGAAATCGCAACGGGTATAAGGAAGAAGTTGAAAATCAAACATTTCAAGGTATGCGAAGCATGTGGAGGAACAGGCGCAAAATCAAGGAGCGGTTATACTGTATGCCCGGTTTGCAACGGGACAGGTGAGGTGAAACAAGTTCGGCGTTCATTCTTTGGACAGATGGTTACAATTACCACATGTTCAAATTGTGGCGGGGAAGGCAAAATTATAAAAGAACCTTGCAATGTTTGTGGCGGTGAGGGAAGAGTCTATGGGGAAAGTGTTGTTGATGTTGATATTCCAGCAGGTGTAAGAGAGGGAAATTATCTGACAATTCGTGGTTACGGAGATGCAGGGATAAGAGGTGGAGCACCTGGGGATTTGATAGTTGTGATTGAAGAAGAGCAACATCCGTTTTTTGTGAGAAAGGGGAATGACATTTATTATACACTTTTGATAAGTTTCCCTGAAGCAGTGCTTGGAACTGAAATTGATGTGCCATATATAAATGGAAGTTTAAAGGTTAAAATTGAACCTGGAACACCATCGGGTAAGGAGATAAGGTTCAGAGGTAAAGGATTGCCATCTGTTGATAAAAATTCAAAGGGGGATTTCGTTGTCAAAGTTGAAATTTGGGTGCCGGATAAAGTCACCGCAGTTGAAAAGGAATTATTGCAAAAACTTTTAAAAGAGGGGAAAAATATAAAACCTGATATTGCAAGGAAAGCAAATTAA
- a CDS encoding Peptidase inhibitor I9, with product MKKSYISLVLIIAFGFLISLISGCGQPTEQGQINLTEQERGLAPLIRSTEDVIPGKYIVVFKDNVLPKGDFKSVAEAVNKIATEIASTYALNLEHVYRYTIKGFSAEIPEDKLLALRNDPRIDYIEEDGIVYAFAQTLPWGVDRIDADVSSTKAGDGTGSVTGVRVYIIDTGIQLNHPDLNVVGGVDFTGKGTADDGNGHGTHVAGIVGAKDDNNYVVGVAPGVELFAVKVLGDDGSGSFSNVISGVDFVTQQKLNNPSLPIVANMSLGARTGTTYNSLDNAVVNSIKAGVVYTIAAGNDGADAKNYSPAHVKEAITVGAYDESNKFATFSNWGSLLDINAPGVRILSTYIGSSTATLSGTSMAAPHVAGAAALYLSRNPSATPQQVRDRLVADGKAWVSVNKPRTTNLSVYVGNY from the coding sequence ATGAAGAAAAGTTATATTAGTTTAGTTTTGATTATAGCATTTGGTTTTTTAATTAGTTTAATCTCAGGATGCGGTCAACCAACGGAGCAGGGGCAGATAAATTTAACAGAGCAAGAAAGAGGTCTTGCGCCGCTTATTAGATCAACTGAGGATGTGATTCCTGGTAAGTATATAGTTGTATTTAAAGATAATGTCCTCCCCAAAGGTGATTTCAAAAGTGTTGCGGAAGCGGTTAATAAAATTGCAACTGAAATTGCTTCTACATATGCTTTGAATCTTGAGCATGTGTATCGCTATACAATCAAAGGATTTTCAGCTGAAATTCCTGAGGATAAACTTCTTGCGCTAAGAAATGATCCCAGAATAGATTACATAGAGGAAGATGGGATTGTTTATGCGTTCGCTCAAACTTTACCGTGGGGGGTTGATAGAATTGATGCTGATGTAAGTTCTACCAAAGCCGGGGATGGAACTGGAAGTGTAACTGGAGTAAGGGTTTATATTATTGATACAGGAATACAGCTTAATCATCCTGATTTGAATGTTGTAGGTGGGGTTGATTTCACTGGTAAAGGAACAGCAGATGATGGGAATGGTCACGGAACCCATGTTGCGGGGATAGTTGGAGCAAAAGACGATAATAACTATGTTGTTGGGGTTGCCCCAGGGGTTGAACTTTTTGCGGTTAAAGTTCTTGGAGATGATGGTTCTGGTTCGTTTTCAAATGTAATTTCTGGCGTTGATTTTGTAACGCAGCAAAAACTTAACAATCCAAGTCTCCCGATCGTTGCAAATATGAGTCTTGGGGCGAGAACTGGAACAACATATAATTCGCTTGATAACGCTGTTGTAAATTCAATCAAAGCTGGGGTCGTTTATACGATCGCAGCTGGTAATGACGGAGCAGATGCGAAAAATTACAGCCCTGCCCATGTCAAGGAGGCAATTACAGTGGGAGCTTACGATGAGTCAAATAAGTTTGCGACATTTTCAAATTGGGGTTCCTTGCTTGATATAAATGCCCCGGGTGTAAGAATTTTATCAACTTACATTGGAAGTTCAACCGCAACTTTAAGCGGAACATCAATGGCTGCACCGCATGTTGCAGGGGCAGCTGCACTTTACCTCTCAAGAAATCCAAGCGCAACTCCTCAGCAAGTTCGTGATAGATTAGTCGCAGATGGGAAAGCATGGGTAAGTGTTAATAAACCACGCACAACGAATTTATCGGTTTACGTTGGGAATTATTAA
- a CDS encoding lipoprotein-releasing system permease protein codes for MLKLPLTTFIAWRYLRTKRKITFVSIISLISLIGVTIGVSALIIVLSIFNGFNGLVTKILVEFDPHIRIEKKLNLSEDDLSQIERAISDIHYIKGYAAFVINKAMLISDRNNRVLYIKGIEPDKAHLVSGLPDKIVLGNFDLSENGGLPKIILGLTIADRLNALVGDTVTLISPSFSTMFGLVQPNVKKFVVSGIFESNNKDYDGYYAFISIGSAQELFDMVKKINGVEIRLYDINQSENVKRMIQSKLGDNFQVKTWYDLHRDLYSVMQIERWTAYVILSLIIFVATFNILGSLTMSVIEKTRDIGILKAMGAKNSDIIRIFMFEGVIIGLIGTGIGSLIGFTVCYIQEKYHVFPLDPTIYIVPSLPVEMKLTDFIAVGLAAIFLCSFASYYPARRAASIVPSEAVRWE; via the coding sequence ATGCTAAAACTCCCGCTTACAACTTTCATCGCTTGGAGATATCTTCGCACAAAAAGGAAGATAACTTTCGTTTCAATTATAAGTTTAATCTCGCTCATCGGGGTTACTATTGGCGTGTCAGCTTTAATAATTGTTTTATCTATTTTCAATGGATTTAATGGACTTGTTACGAAGATCCTTGTTGAGTTTGACCCACATATAAGAATTGAAAAAAAATTGAATCTGAGCGAAGATGATTTATCTCAAATAGAAAGGGCGATCTCGGATATACATTATATCAAAGGATATGCAGCTTTTGTTATCAATAAGGCAATGTTAATTTCGGATAGAAACAATAGAGTTTTATACATTAAGGGAATTGAACCAGATAAGGCTCATCTTGTTTCTGGACTTCCTGATAAAATCGTTCTTGGAAATTTTGATTTATCTGAGAATGGGGGATTGCCGAAGATTATTCTCGGATTAACGATAGCGGATAGATTAAATGCACTTGTAGGTGATACGGTAACTCTTATAAGTCCAAGCTTTTCTACAATGTTTGGGCTTGTTCAGCCAAATGTGAAAAAGTTTGTTGTTTCTGGGATATTTGAATCAAACAATAAAGACTATGATGGATATTATGCGTTTATTTCCATAGGATCTGCGCAAGAGCTTTTTGACATGGTTAAAAAAATAAATGGGGTTGAAATCCGCCTTTATGATATTAATCAATCTGAAAATGTTAAACGGATGATTCAATCTAAACTTGGTGATAATTTTCAGGTTAAAACTTGGTATGATCTTCACAGAGACTTATATTCTGTTATGCAAATTGAGAGATGGACTGCTTATGTTATACTTTCGCTTATAATTTTCGTTGCAACCTTTAATATTCTTGGTTCATTGACTATGTCTGTAATTGAAAAGACGAGAGATATAGGGATTTTAAAAGCGATGGGGGCAAAAAATTCAGATATAATTAGAATTTTCATGTTTGAAGGGGTTATAATTGGCCTGATCGGGACAGGTATTGGGAGTTTAATTGGTTTTACTGTTTGTTACATTCAAGAAAAATATCATGTTTTTCCGCTTGACCCAACGATTTACATAGTTCCATCTCTTCCCGTTGAAATGAAATTAACTGATTTCATTGCCGTTGGGCTTGCTGCGATTTTTCTTTGTTCTTTTGCTTCTTACTATCCCGCAAGAAGAGCAGCAAGTATAGTTCCTTCCGAAGCCGTAAGGTGGGAGTGA